The sequence AGGTCGTCGCGGCCCCGGGTGCGCTGGGTGAACGTCCGGCCGTCGTCGGCGGGCGCGTGCTCGGGCTCGTGGCGCAGCACCAGGGTGTGCGGGAAGCGGGCGCGCAGCCGGCTCATCGCGTCGACGGGGCGGGCGTCGTCGGTCAGTACCGCGGCCACCAGGTCCTCGGTGTGCTCGCCGTACTCCAGCCGGGTGAGCAGCTGCTCCAGCGGGCCGCGCAGGATCGTCATCCGCCGGTGCACCGGCACCGGGACAGGTTCGACGCGGGCGAGCCCGGCCGGTCCGAGCTCGACGAGCAGCGACGCCTTCGCGTCCTGCGTCTCGGAGAAGGAATAGGCCAGCGGCGAGCCGCTGTAGCGCAGGTCGGCCCGGCCGAGGACCCGCTGTGGCCGGTGCAGATGGCCGAGCGCCGCGTAGGTGATCCCGTCGAACAGGGCGGCGGGCACGTGCGCGGCGCCGCCGACGCTGATGTCGCGCTCGCTGTCGCTGCCGGCCGCCCCGGTGACCCAGGCGTGCGCGACGACGACCGACCGGGCGCCGGGGTGGTCGGCCAGGTCGGCCCGCACGGCGGCCATCGCCCGGCGCATCGTCCCGGCGTGCGTGAGCGCCGCCGCGCGGCGGGCCCGGCGACGTCCGTCGTGGAACGCGGGAGGGCGGGGCGCGGCGGGCACCAGGCTCGGGGCGAGCTCGTCCTCGTCGAACAGCGAGACCATGCCCGGGAAGGGCGGCTCGACCGGCCCCTCGGCCAGGGCCGGGGACGGCGGCCCGGATGCGGGGTCGGTGGCGTCGCCGGGGCCAGTCCCGACCGGCCCCTCGGCGCCCACGCCCGGGGCCGGGTCGTCGGTGGGGTCGGTTTCCAGCTCGTCGGCGGGGTCGTCCACCACGGGAAGCACGTCGGCGACCGCGGCCGGCTCCAGATAGGGGACCGGGTAGACCCGGACCGGGCCGAACCGGTCCTCGACGACCACGGCGGACGCGAGCCGAGCCGGGTCGGTGCGGATGGCGACGCGGG is a genomic window of Pseudofrankia inefficax containing:
- a CDS encoding exonuclease SbcCD subunit D, with the translated sequence MLVLHTSDWHLGRRLHGFDLATAQAAYVDHLVQVTRAERVDLVVVAGDVHDRAIPPVGALRLFDEALSRLRDTGARVVVISGNHDAAARLGDKAGLLDPRVAIRTDPARLASAVVVEDRFGPVRVYPVPYLEPAAVADVLPVVDDPADELETDPTDDPAPGVGAEGPVGTGPGDATDPASGPPSPALAEGPVEPPFPGMVSLFDEDELAPSLVPAAPRPPAFHDGRRRARRAAALTHAGTMRRAMAAVRADLADHPGARSVVVAHAWVTGAAGSDSERDISVGGAAHVPAALFDGITYAALGHLHRPQRVLGRADLRYSGSPLAYSFSETQDAKASLLVELGPAGLARVEPVPVPVHRRMTILRGPLEQLLTRLEYGEHTEDLVAAVLTDDARPVDAMSRLRARFPHTLVLRHEPEHAPADDGRTFTQRTRGRDDLDVAADFVDFARGTPADEDERSLLADALTAARLTAAWPDARGEA